One Agrococcus jenensis genomic region harbors:
- a CDS encoding pyridoxamine 5'-phosphate oxidase family protein produces the protein MTAYDEQLKTIADIMRSTRIASLAYVSMDGGLVSTPMGTQDFTEPGTVWFITERSTSKVAAIEADPRVNVHYASKSGWVSLAGTARYVDDRAKLKELWDASAGIFMSGTPDDPDNGLLEVTASTAEYWDSPGKVATAVNLVKGLVTDGEPDLGDTGIVPL, from the coding sequence ATGACCGCATACGACGAGCAGCTCAAGACCATCGCCGACATCATGCGCTCCACGCGCATCGCCTCCCTCGCCTACGTCTCGATGGACGGCGGGCTCGTGTCGACGCCGATGGGCACGCAGGACTTCACCGAGCCGGGCACCGTCTGGTTCATCACCGAGCGCAGCACCTCCAAGGTCGCCGCGATCGAGGCCGACCCGCGCGTCAACGTGCACTACGCGAGCAAGAGCGGCTGGGTGTCGCTCGCCGGCACCGCCCGCTACGTCGACGACCGCGCGAAGCTCAAGGAGCTGTGGGATGCGTCGGCCGGCATCTTCATGTCCGGCACGCCCGACGACCCCGACAACGGCCTGCTCGAGGTGACCGCGTCGACCGCCGAGTACTGGGACTCCCCCGGCAAGGTCGCGACGGCCGTCAACCTCGTCAAGGGGCTCGTCACCGACGGTGAGCCGGACCTGGGCGACACCGGCATCGTCCCGCTGTAG
- a CDS encoding GNAT family N-acetyltransferase, protein MTTFEDRVPTVEEQRAVADAVGWLDHFDWATIGGSLDRSLHGVVARQGDAVVGVGRLVGDGVRYCYVQDVMVDPAASEQGIATQIVERLLDWVRAAAPAEAVVGLFASPEAVSVYEGLGFRAADGDPLGMTLSVRG, encoded by the coding sequence ATGACCACCTTCGAGGACCGCGTGCCCACCGTCGAGGAGCAGCGCGCGGTCGCCGATGCGGTCGGCTGGCTCGACCACTTCGACTGGGCGACGATCGGCGGCTCGCTCGACCGCTCGCTGCACGGCGTGGTCGCGCGGCAGGGCGACGCCGTCGTGGGCGTCGGCAGGCTCGTGGGCGACGGGGTGCGCTACTGCTACGTGCAGGACGTCATGGTCGACCCGGCCGCGTCGGAGCAGGGGATCGCGACCCAGATCGTCGAGCGGTTGCTCGACTGGGTGCGCGCCGCGGCGCCGGCGGAGGCGGTCGTCGGCCTGTTCGCGAGCCCCGAGGCGGTCTCGGTCTACGAGGGGCTCGGCTTCCGGGCGGCGGACGGCGACCCGCTCGGCATGACGCTCAGCGTGCGCGGCTGA
- a CDS encoding SDR family NAD(P)-dependent oxidoreductase, whose translation MPSRTIVLTGASDGIGAAAARQLAERGHRLLLVGRSAEKTAAVAQALGAEHFVVDFARLDDVRALARDLLATTERVDVLANNAGAILGRRALTVDGHEQTFQVNHLAPFLLTQLLLPALQAGEGIVVNTASSAARRLARFDIDDLEGERSFGPNRAYGNAKLANILHARGLQARYGNAGISAVAFDPGNVRTSFATGSTSILRFVYRTPLARLLLISPEQGGENLTFFADGSPGTTWEPGRFYTERYPATPDQTNPLVHADMLVDLLWERSEAMLSRAR comes from the coding sequence ATGCCCTCCCGCACGATCGTCCTCACCGGTGCCTCCGACGGCATCGGCGCAGCCGCCGCCCGACAGCTCGCGGAGCGCGGGCACCGCCTGCTGCTCGTCGGACGCTCCGCCGAGAAGACGGCAGCGGTCGCGCAGGCGCTCGGCGCCGAGCACTTCGTCGTGGACTTCGCGAGGCTCGACGACGTGCGCGCGCTCGCCCGCGACCTCCTCGCGACGACCGAGCGCGTCGACGTGCTCGCCAACAACGCGGGTGCGATCCTCGGCCGGCGAGCGCTCACGGTCGACGGGCACGAGCAGACCTTCCAGGTCAACCACCTCGCGCCCTTCCTGCTCACGCAGCTGCTGCTGCCCGCGCTGCAGGCAGGCGAGGGCATCGTCGTGAACACCGCCAGCTCGGCGGCACGCCGGCTCGCGCGCTTCGACATCGACGACCTCGAGGGCGAGCGCTCGTTCGGCCCCAACCGCGCCTACGGCAACGCGAAGCTCGCGAACATCCTGCACGCCCGCGGGCTGCAGGCGAGGTACGGGAATGCAGGCATCAGCGCGGTCGCCTTCGACCCCGGCAACGTGCGCACGAGCTTCGCCACCGGCAGCACGAGCATCCTGCGCTTCGTCTACCGCACGCCGCTCGCCCGCCTGCTGCTCATCTCGCCGGAGCAGGGCGGCGAGAACCTGACGTTCTTCGCCGACGGGAGCCCCGGCACGACGTGGGAGCCGGGCAGGTTCTACACCGAGCGGTATCCGGCGACACCCGACCAGACGAATCCGCTCGTGCACGCCGACATGCTCGTCGACCTGCTGTGGGAGCGCAGCGAGGCGATGCTCAGCCGCGCACGCTGA
- a CDS encoding manganese catalase family protein, giving the protein MYFHLQQLINPIEQDEPDPAAANALQEGLGGQFGEMRTMMQYLFQSINFRGPSGKPYKDLIQGIGTEEISHVELIGTTISRLLDGSPRYQGKPTDPVDEPGKRGATPLSIAVDHSNIHHYLVGAQGAMPVDAAGNPWLGSYVYNSGNLVLDLLYNLMLESTGRLQKCRLYEMTANKTARSTISYLIVRDQAHENAYAKALETLGVNWRTSLPIPKTNAEQFPEVKRLLDLGLQSKQYSFDLGDQSEAGKIFQGMSPSNDGTELDASQQAPQGAPLDIAPERLEEFAPGADKELRALIEATAAMEMAQIDMDFGPMKSS; this is encoded by the coding sequence ATGTACTTCCACCTGCAGCAGCTGATCAACCCCATCGAGCAGGACGAGCCGGATCCCGCCGCCGCGAACGCCCTGCAGGAGGGCCTGGGCGGGCAGTTCGGCGAGATGCGCACGATGATGCAGTACCTCTTCCAGAGCATCAACTTCCGCGGCCCCTCCGGCAAGCCGTACAAGGACCTCATCCAGGGCATCGGGACCGAGGAGATCTCGCACGTCGAGCTCATCGGCACGACCATCTCGCGCCTGCTCGACGGCTCGCCGCGCTACCAGGGCAAGCCCACGGATCCGGTCGACGAGCCCGGCAAGCGCGGGGCGACGCCGCTCAGCATCGCCGTCGACCACAGCAACATCCACCACTACCTCGTCGGGGCGCAGGGCGCGATGCCGGTCGACGCGGCCGGCAACCCGTGGCTCGGCAGCTACGTCTACAACTCGGGCAACCTCGTGCTCGACCTGCTCTACAACCTGATGCTCGAGTCGACCGGTCGGCTGCAGAAGTGCCGGCTGTACGAGATGACGGCGAACAAGACCGCCCGCTCGACGATCTCGTACCTGATCGTGCGCGACCAGGCCCACGAGAACGCCTACGCGAAGGCGCTCGAGACGCTCGGGGTGAACTGGCGCACCTCGCTGCCGATCCCGAAGACCAACGCCGAGCAGTTCCCGGAGGTCAAGCGACTGCTCGACCTCGGGCTGCAGAGCAAGCAGTACTCCTTCGACCTCGGCGACCAGTCGGAGGCCGGCAAGATCTTCCAGGGCATGTCGCCCTCGAACGACGGCACCGAGCTCGACGCGTCGCAGCAGGCGCCGCAGGGTGCGCCCCTCGACATCGCGCCGGAGCGGCTCGAAGAGTTCGCGCCGGGAGCCGACAAGGAGCTGCGCGCGCTCATCGAGGCGACGGCGGCGATGGAGATGGCGCAGATCGACATGGACTTCGGCCCGATGAAGTCGTCCTGA
- a CDS encoding alpha/beta fold hydrolase: protein MRRTRTRLARRIDIGDLAFRVITEARADAADLPTIVLVHGIGMSSRYFARLHDALRPHSRVVSLDLPGFGAMPRPARAVDVETMAAALAEVVASLDAGPAVLVGHSMGTQWVVELGRQRPDLVSRVVAIGPVADVAHRSAAAQARALAVDTFLESPATNWIVSTDYLRCGVPWYVAQLQPMLTYPIEERVRELTMPLLVIRGEHDPIASARWCRLLRDSAPVASLVHIPGGPHNAQRAAPRAVAAAILAHG, encoded by the coding sequence GTGAGGCGCACGCGCACCCGCCTCGCGCGCCGGATCGACATCGGCGACCTCGCGTTCCGCGTCATCACGGAGGCCCGCGCCGATGCGGCCGACCTCCCGACGATCGTGCTCGTCCACGGCATCGGGATGTCGAGTCGGTACTTCGCGCGGCTGCACGATGCGCTGCGACCGCACAGCCGGGTCGTCTCGCTCGACCTGCCCGGGTTCGGCGCGATGCCCAGGCCGGCGAGGGCCGTCGACGTCGAGACGATGGCGGCCGCGCTGGCCGAGGTCGTCGCCTCGCTCGACGCGGGGCCGGCCGTGCTCGTCGGGCACTCGATGGGCACCCAGTGGGTGGTGGAGCTCGGCCGCCAGCGGCCCGACCTGGTGTCGCGCGTGGTCGCGATCGGCCCGGTCGCGGACGTGGCCCACCGCTCCGCCGCCGCACAGGCGCGCGCCCTCGCCGTCGACACCTTCCTCGAGTCTCCAGCCACGAACTGGATCGTGTCGACCGACTACCTCCGCTGCGGCGTGCCCTGGTACGTCGCCCAGCTGCAGCCGATGCTGACGTACCCGATCGAGGAGCGGGTGCGGGAGCTCACGATGCCGCTGCTCGTCATCCGCGGCGAGCACGACCCCATCGCGAGCGCGCGGTGGTGCCGGCTCCTGCGCGACAGCGCCCCCGTCGCATCGCTCGTGCACATCCCGGGCGGGCCGCACAACGCGCAGCGGGCGGCGCCGCGAGCGGTCGCGGCGGCCATCCTCGCCCACGGCTGA
- a CDS encoding ASCH domain-containing protein has translation MWRAYAAARPEAVAASPEHTVEHFGDSERLADALLDIVLRGRKRATAELVADFLARGDDVPRIGSHWIACDGRGVPTIIIRSVELRVGPFGSADAAFAADEGEDDGSLGSWRREHRRYWQRTAAARGAEWSEDDEIVFERFRVVWPPEHADA, from the coding sequence CTGTGGCGGGCCTACGCCGCCGCTCGGCCGGAGGCGGTCGCGGCGTCGCCCGAGCACACCGTCGAGCACTTCGGCGACTCGGAGCGGCTCGCCGATGCGCTGCTCGACATCGTGCTCCGCGGCCGCAAGCGGGCGACGGCAGAGCTCGTGGCCGACTTCCTCGCCCGCGGGGACGACGTGCCGCGGATCGGATCGCACTGGATCGCGTGCGACGGCCGCGGTGTGCCGACCATCATCATCCGCAGCGTCGAGCTGCGCGTCGGGCCGTTCGGGAGCGCGGATGCCGCGTTCGCCGCCGACGAGGGCGAGGACGACGGCTCGCTCGGGAGCTGGCGGCGCGAGCACCGCCGCTACTGGCAGCGCACCGCTGCCGCCCGCGGCGCCGAGTGGTCGGAGGACGACGAGATCGTGTTCGAGCGGTTCCGCGTGGTCTGGCCGCCCGAGCACGCGGACGCCTAG